The following coding sequences are from one Hydra vulgaris chromosome 04, alternate assembly HydraT2T_AEP window:
- the LOC136079437 gene encoding putative nuclease HARBI1: MAPTNNNIYKFIASLISCLISALGNIATVTTLVLTHLLSLNRNQVQLISLMNMDLQKISKRHQKNIKRRVKKRRNWENPGRSDIWWRNLESGYLLTEEWILNLRMDYNVFMKLVDSIRHHISLSPRFVRRDTFSPERRVAMVLYYLKDKGSFRMVANTFGVSKATLSVSLRLVCCAINLELGPKLIKFPNTNEEINFMTYKFESKFGIPLVLGCFDGTHIPIQQPQDNCHDYFCYKMKYSLNCQAVGDEKGRFTDVEIRWPGSVHDARIYANKLVPGYSPVLPFLLEDPAYPLLPNLLKEYPHSESDKHALFNNMLRSARNQIECAFGRLKSRWRVLNRCIDVDLELTTPLVYTCFVLHNFCEDNEVVIHSELIQAKIVAEKRSQCCDHHNKLDKLYTYNLSRGVQTREAVAQYCDKYLK, translated from the exons ATGGCACCtacaaacaataatatatacaagTTCATTGCTTCGTTGATAAGCTGTCTTATTTCAGCTTTAGGTAATATAGCTACGGTTACAACATTGGTGTTGACtcatttattaagtttaaatcgTAATCAAGTGCAACTCATTTCTCTTATGAACATGGatcttcaaaaaatttctaagcgtcaccaaaaaaatattaaaag acgagtaaagaaaagaagaaactGGGAAAACCCTGGTCGAAGTGATATTTGGTGGAGAAATCTGGAATCTGGTTATTTACTTACTGAAGAATGGATTCTTAATTTAAGAATGGATTATAATGTATTTATGAAACTGGTGGACTCTATAAGGCATCATATTTCCTTAAGTCCAAGGTTTGTAAGAAGAGATACTTTTTCTCCTGAAAGGCGTGTTGCAATGGTTTTGTATTATCTAAAAGATAAAGGCTCATTTAGAATGGTAGCAAATACATTTGGTGTTTCAAAAGCTACTTTGTCTGTGTCACTACGCCTTGTGTGTTGTGCCATAAACTTAGAACTAGGACCAAAGTTGATAAAGTTCCCAAATACAAATGAGGAAATTAATTTTATGACTTACaaatttgaatcaaaatttGGTATTCCACTAGTTTTAGGTTGCTTTGATGGTACTCACATTCCAATTCAACAACCGCAAGACAATTGCcatgattatttttgttacaaaatgaaatattcattaaattgtCAAGCAGTTGGTGACGAAAAGGGAAGATTCACAGATGTGGAAATTAGATGGCCAGGAAGTGTCCATGATGCAAGAATATATGCTAAca AGCTTGTTCCTGGGTATTCTCCTGTTTTGCCATTTTTGTTAGAGGATCCTGCATATCCTCTGTTACCAAACCTTCTTAAAGAATATCCGCATTCTGAAAGTGATAAGCATGCGCTTTTTAACAACATGTTGCGTTCAGCTCGTAACCAAATAGAATGTGCTTTTGGAAGATTAAAATCTCGTTGGAGAGTCCTTAATCGCTGCATTGATGTTGATTTAGAACTTACCACTCCCCTAGTTTATACATGCTTTgtattgcataatttttgtGAAGATAATGAGGTTGTCATTCACAGTGAATTAATACAAGCAAAAATAGT